In the Purpureocillium takamizusanense chromosome 5, complete sequence genome, one interval contains:
- a CDS encoding uncharacterized protein (COG:S~EggNog:ENOG503P0H7) — translation MSTSSWNRTAMSSGRSSTARGAHPQDVTTMPSVKDLRLLDPCAATASMLLYAQGPSIVCCHHDSLTIERRFSRHAEEVQLLAVDNQSDIGGGRLVVSYDAGQTAIVWDLMTGDEVARFASYENLTVAAWMRNGNVAFGNAQGSIILFEPTTSEHISSRTIDQIAVTALAPSSDCRTFAIGYQNGSLLIATLQPRFTILHNLTTSRGPSPIVTLAWHASSSKQKSDMLAVQTHDGDLRVWSVAKSYSADDPAKVVRILRRRESFLAGPNWMGWSKNGRIIQFSDSETLSWDVRTKHVTFDSIPTLEHVKGLAVYGPGATLFTIGPNCTVQQFDLNSPSIMVANVQHPANLLPPSPPNSIEGPGIKSAHSATTINTSDSDATSAPVEMNISESDEDHASPFARIAARGADSGNDRSYDSASPVSSRSGLSSLSKSSAGSRTPGRHHGSLRSRAMTENTYISAGSSLKSSVSGRREADTYSMGYSLPTTSVPSIASSRSRHRPSRLRHEIPRSPEDNKVHDLFKYTRARLSDIPYKHPRGADNSRLTNDDLRRQMLSTIFGWNKDVEDLIFDEMNRHQPGSASRILLAKWLGDMDADIMAGSSANMSSSDWMLLALSGIGGQQSQHKLGRAFVQKLLESGDVHVAVTIMLGMGDHNDAIEVYISHKRYMEALILASLTYPSVWERQAAIIRKWGEWAVQHGQQQLAIRCFACTDQESTEPWTSPSAAQLNFQSITPSIPEVLSPPLSPPGVQRGPQRSIAKTSALKLITSFGDQSQKSKFYSQGDGGQTPIAAGVTPIAESAISPGGSYDAATAFLRPSNNSRFNTPTSARAGGSSLSRGRLPSIGEVPADLNRGMISAATASPAENMDVRPGHSRMSSSEQENLAAGIALQRAATASPMMMRDRFNRVVVGNAANTGERPPSPNQDIIARMRQATSTRRNGSRDRIPRGVNLQVHTEQPSLAEVTSPEQSVSSSTRFHWPSRRRGPGSVASSITSTSSAGRSLRTNPRHRDDYIHSLETAQHYSTRNRSRHGSKERARDSSRGRHGSRERRAKSREASEERGRTSARSWTKPKRSPTSPVPMSPEDLAILTTNTYVDEAAEPSTVRKASGTKFKSGSRTSSRGSGRRSPDGRPRPAALDIRGRTNDREGAHQRSPSSPLPLSASALHYQGSEDEEDLNKAMLARETFRAKHSRSGSRTVGSPQVPKRERSESRRKEAAEALDTLTALVSHGRATSTEHAGDLRQMKDERQRKKEQAARELEERRKSLAKRPQAPQIPHPNDFIPPESRVGVEMSQTNEQDLPPRSATEPPKSMYARSGPAIGLPATPKAMRLILEAENSKKVAQDAPEMPPVPVTFAQSLSPNTSPKKEASLEPLTLLPSTVYQPPQRPMIPRSMSAPIPDEPDHARYSRKASVGEVRGIDEVVGSGRRRSGEYSVPPPPPPPPLPAVRPMLKELQHLAVPPPPPPAPLPHSRRTPSQGAIGSGMIEIVMDDDENAPVAAAPNDGMVPVIPPPAPPSRGHNRGRSIGDGGSISGRLSKATERLRSASRGRKDAARTVRSPSVDLPKDAGLIHASQVRSPVAGVPPPVMYDTELLRSPIDGKSKHLSTGLHRSEMI, via the exons ATGTCCACTTCATCGTGGAATCGCACGGCCATGAGTTCCGGACGGTCGTCAACGGCCAGAGGCGCTCACCCTCAAGACGTGACGACCATGCCGTCAGTCAAGGATTTGAGACTCCTAGATCCGTGTGCCGCCACGGCATCCATGCTTCTATACGCTCAAGGTCCCTCGATTGTATGCTGTCACCACGATTCACTCACTATTGAGAGGAGATTTTCGAGGCACGCCGAGGAAGTCCAACTACTCGCGGTAGACAACCAGAGCGATATTGGTGGGGGTAGGCTGGTAGTGAGCTATGACGCCGGCCAGACTGCCATTGTATGGGACTTGATGACCGGCGATGAGGTTGCGCGCTTTGCCTCGTACGAGAACCTGACGGTGGCAGCATGGATGAGAAATGGAAACGTAGCCTTTG GCAACGCGCAAGGAAGCATCATTCTGTTTGAACCAACAACTTCTGAGCACATCTCGTCACGTACAATCGACCAGATTGCTGTCACAGCACTTGCGCCGTCATCTGACTGTCGCACCTTTGCCATCGG ATATCAAAATGGATCGCTTCTGATTGCTACCCTTCAGCCTCGCTTCACTATTCTGCACAATTTGACAACCTCCAGGGGCCCCTCGCCCATAGTCACACTAGCATGGCAtgcgtcctcgtcgaaacAGAAGTCCGACATGCTGGCGGTTCAGACTCATGACGGCGACTTGAGGGTCTGGAGTGTGGCCAAGTCgtacagcgccgacgacccaGCCAAGGTAGTCCGGATACTCCGCCGGAGAGAAAGCTTTCTCGCTGGGCCAAATTGGATGGGTTGGTCAAAGAACGGACGCATCATTCAATTCTCGGACTC CGAGACACTATCATGGGATGTAAGGACAAAGCACGTCACCTTTGATTCGATACCCACGCTGGAGCACGTCAAAGGCCTGGCAGTCTACGGACCAGGCGCCACCCTGTTCACCATAGGGCCCAACTGCACAGTCCAGCAGTTTGACCTCAACTCGCCTTCCATCATGGTGGCCAACGTCCAACACCCCGCAAACCTCCTGCCGCCCTCCCCACCCAACTCAATCGAAGGCCCGGGGATCAAGTCTGCCCACtcagccaccaccatcaacacTTCCGACTCTGATGCCACTTCCGCCCCCGTGGAGATGAACATCTCGGAGAGCGACGAAGACCACGCGTCGCCCTTTGCGCGGATTGCGGCCAGGGGTGCTGACTCAGGAAACGATCGGTCTTACGACTCAGCTAGCCCGGTCTCGAGCCGCAGTGGCTTGTCATCACTTTCAAAGTCGTCGGCAGGCTCGCGGACGCCAGGTCGTCATCATGGCTCTCTAAGGTCGCGGGCCATGACTGAGAACACGTACATCTCGGCGGGGTCTTCGCTGAAGTCGTCTGTTAGCGGCAGGAGAGAGGCAGACACGTATTCCATGGGATACTCTCTGCCGACGACCAGCGTGCCATCGATAGCGTCGTCAAGATCCAGGCACAGGCCATCTAGGTTGAGGCATGAGATCCCGCGGAGTCCTGAGGACAACAAAGTGCACGATCTATTCAAGTATACGCGCGCACGACTCAGCGACATCCCATACAAGCACCCTCGAGGTGCCGACAACTCACGGCTTACCAATGACGATCTTCGGCGCCAGATGCTGAGCACTATTTTTGGATGGAACAAGGATGTGGAGGATCTCATCTTCGATGAAATGAACCGTCACCAGCCTGGATCTGCCAGTCGCATCTTGTTGGCCAAGTGGCTGggcgacatggacgccgACATCATGGCTGGTAGCTCAGCGAATATGTCCTCGTCAGATTGGATGTTGCTGGCGCTGAGTGGCATTGGTGGCCAGCAGTCTCAGCATAAGCTTGGCCGAGCCTTTGTTCAGAAGCTGCTTGAGAGTGGCgacgtccacgtcgccgtgACCATTATGTTGGGCATGGGTGACCACAACGATGCCATCGAAGTCTACATCTCGCACAAGAGGTATATGGAGGCACTGATTCTGGCCAGTCTCACGTACCCAAGCGTCTGGGAGCGCCAGGCTGCCATCATCAGGAAATGGGGTGAGTGGGCTGTACAGCACGGGCAACAGCAGCTTGCCATCCGTTGCTTTGCTTGCACAGACCAGGAGTCCACGGAGCCCTGGacttcgccctcggcggcgcagctcaaCTTTCAGAGCATCACCCCCAGTATCCCAGAAGTGCTGAGTCCCCCGCTCTCTCCCCCTGGGGTCCAGCGCGGCCCGCAACGGAGCATCGCCAAGACTTCGGCACTGAAGCTCATCACCTCGTTCGGGGACCAGAGCCAGAAGTCAAAGTTTTATTCTCAGGGCGATGGGGGTCAGACACCAATCGCCGCTGGGGTAACGCCCATCGCCGAGTCAGCAATCTCTCCGGGTGGCTCCTATGACGCTGCAACTGCCTTTCTCCGGCCCTCCAATAATAGCAGGTTCAATACACCCACGTCGGCACGCGCCGGAGGCTCTAGTCTGAGCCGAGGCAGGCTGCCGTCCATCGGAGAAGTTCCTGCCGATCTTAATCGTGGCATGATCTCGGCGGCTACGGCTTCTCCCGCAGAGAACATGGACGTGCGTCCCGGGCACAGCcgcatgtcctcgtcggaaCAAGAGAATCTTGCCGCTGGAAtcgcgctgcagcgggcCGCGACTGCCAGCCCCATGATGATGCGTGACCGATTCAACCGTGTCGTTGTTGGCAATGCTGCTAATACGGGCGAacgcccgccgtctcctAACCAGGACATTATCGCCAGGATGCGACAGGCAACGTCAACCCGCCGCAACGGCTCTCGGGATAGAATTCCGCGGGGTGTCAACCTACAAGTGCACACTGAACAACCGAGCCTCGCGGAGGTAACATCCCCGGAGCAATCGGTCTCATCTTCGACACGGTTCCACTGGCCTTCGAGGCGCCGGGGACCTGGTTCCGTTGCGAGCTCCATCACGTCCACCTCAAGCGCCGGCCGCAGCCTACGGACCAACCCACGGCACCGGGACGACTACATCCACAGCCTGGAGACGGCCCAGCATTATTCTACGAGGAATCGAAGCCGCCACGGGAGCAAGGAACGTGCCCGCGACTCATCGCGAggccgccacggcagcagGGAACGGCGTGCGAAGTCAAGGGAGGCATCCGAGGAGCGGGGCCGGACATCTGCGCGAAGCTGGACGAAGCCCAAGCGATCTCCCACCTCACCAGTCCCCATGTCACCGGAGGACTTGGCCATTTTGACGACCAATACGtacgtcgacgaagccgcggAACCAAGCACGGTCAGAAAAGCGAGTGGGACGAAGTTCAAGAGCGGTAGTCGGACTTCCAGCCGTGGGAGCGGCCGCCGAAGTCCTGATGGACGACCCCGTCCCGCAGCGTTGGACATTCGAGGCAGGACAAACGATCGGGAAGGCGCCCACCAACGCTCACCCTCGTCTCCCCTGCCACTGTCGGCGAGCGCCCTGCACTATCAAGGGTCTGAGGATGAAGAAGACTTGAACAAGGCCATGCTTGCTCGGGAGACATTCCGCGCCAAGCACAGCCGCAGCGGAAGCCGTACCGTCGGCTCCCCGCAGGTGCCCAAGAGAGAAAGGTCAGAGAGCCGTCGCAAAGAAGCCGCCGAAGCCCTCGACACACTGACAGCTCTCGTCTCCCACGGGCGGGCCACATCGACAGAGCACGCAGGTGACCTCCGGCAGATGAAGGATGAGCGCCAGCGCAAGAAGGAGCAGGCTGCGCgagagctcgaggagcgTCGGAAGTCGCTGGCCAAAAGACCGCAGGCACCTCAGATTCCGCACCCTAACGATTTCATCCCGCCCGAGTCGAGGGTCGGGGTTGAAATGTCGCAGACGAACGAGCAGGATCTGCCGCCGCGAAGCGCAACGGAGCCGCCCAAGAGCATGTATGCTCGCAGCGGGCCTGCCATCGGCCTGCCGGCAACGCCAAAGGCGATGAGgctcatcctcgaggccgaaAACAGCAAGAAGGTGGCCCAGGATGCTCCAGAGATGCCGCCGGTGCCCGTCACGTTTGCCCAGAGTCTCTCTCCCAACACCTCGCCCAAGAAGGAGGCGTCGTTAGAGCCATTGACGCTTTTGCCCTCAACCGTGTATCAGCCGCCCCAGCGCCCGATGATTCCTCGAAGCATGTCGGCGCCGATACCTGACGAGCCCGATCACGCAAGGTACTCTCGCAAGGCCAGTGTCGGGGAAGTTCGAGGTATCGACGAGGTGGTCGGAAGCGGCAGGCGCCGGTCTGGAGAATACTcggttccgccgccgccgccgccgccgcctctgccagCGGTACGCCCTATGCTAAAGGAGCTCCAGCATCTGGCTgttcctccgccgccccctcccgcgccgctgccgcatTCACGGCGTACTCCGAGCCAGGGAGCCATCGGCTCTGGCATGATCGAGATCGTaatggacgacgacgaaaacgcaccggtggcggcagcgccgaATGATGGCATGGTACCAGTGATcccgccccccgcgcctCCATCAAGGGGCCACAACCGGGGCCGCAGTATCGGCGACGGTGGAAGCATATCGGGACGCCTGTCCAAGGCCACGGAGCGGCTCAGGTCGGCAAGCCGCGGGCGCAAAGATGCCGCTAGGACTGTcaggtcgccgtcggtcgACCTCCCCAAGGATGCAGGGCTGATTCATGCTAGCCAGGTGAGGTCGCCGGTCGCCGGGGTGCCGCCTCCGGTCATGTACGACACGGAGCTGCTTCGTTCCCCTATCGACGGAAAGAGCAAACACCTCTCCACTGGTCTGCACCGAAGCGAGATGATTTGA